One window of Chryseobacterium sp. JJR-5R genomic DNA carries:
- a CDS encoding RHS repeat-associated core domain-containing protein, translating to MAEQMTGTYDNPYKFNAKELDAETGFYYYGARYYNPKWSQWYGVDPLAEKMPSWSPYVYTFDNPVNFVDPDGREPIGPGDPRSVQVYGYTVVRSASGWSVHRNLQMDKSITRIEGKNWTGQKNHILRFLTAAIKLLMKIMNSLLYFILNITNLRKSV from the coding sequence ATGGCAGAGCAGATGACCGGAACTTATGATAATCCCTATAAGTTCAACGCCAAGGAACTTGATGCCGAAACCGGATTCTATTATTACGGAGCAAGGTATTACAATCCTAAGTGGAGCCAGTGGTATGGGGTAGATCCTCTAGCTGAGAAAATGCCGAGCTGGAGCCCGTATGTTTATACATTTGATAATCCGGTTAATTTTGTGGACCCAGATGGAAGAGAGCCAATAGGCCCTGGCGATCCAAGAAGTGTGCAAGTATATGGATATACGGTTGTACGTTCAGCTTCAGGGTGGAGTGTTCATAGAAATTTGCAAATGGATAAATCTATAACAAGAATAGAAGGTAAAAACTGGACAGGACAGAAGAATCACATTTTACGGTTTTTAACGGCAGCAATAAAACTACTTATGAAAATTATGAATTCTTTATTATATTTCATTTTGAACATAACAAATTTAAGGAAATCAGTATGA
- a CDS encoding RHS repeat-associated core domain-containing protein, which yields MTNEIVQAIQFLLNLQFGETMAEQMTGAYDNPYKFNAKEIDAETGFYYYGARYYNPKWSQWYGVDPLAEKMPSWSPYNYTFNNPVKYTDPDGREPFNEYDKNGKMISNLGGNKIDFHHQGNGDTKVVNRQSGASNTIKGGESIIRGYTHRGKDVGWDTITGEFFGGDGPTRSLFSDFNDSNHGPFASLDRASSPYSSLARKDVLNSKNSKGVIKMDYLSANPLSANFDGYEQMWGRSNVSWYKLGDETLFLMTDSKSQESLFYRLPVNNFERTEGKVNSFGNTYQTYIWTESNSEVQKKVINPTSKNVFKQAITPPFILTRPRF from the coding sequence ATGACCAATGAAATTGTACAAGCTATCCAGTTTCTCTTAAATTTACAGTTCGGGGAAACCATGGCAGAGCAGATGACCGGAGCTTATGATAATCCCTATAAGTTCAACGCTAAGGAAATTGATGCCGAAACCGGATTCTATTATTACGGAGCAAGGTATTACAATCCTAAATGGAGCCAGTGGTATGGGGTAGATCCGCTGGCTGAGAAAATGCCGAGCTGGTCGCCTTATAATTATACGTTCAATAATCCAGTAAAATATACTGATCCTGATGGAAGAGAACCATTTAATGAGTATGATAAGAATGGCAAGATGATTAGTAATTTAGGTGGAAATAAAATAGATTTTCACCATCAAGGAAACGGAGACACTAAAGTAGTTAATCGACAAAGCGGAGCATCAAATACGATCAAAGGAGGAGAATCTATTATCAGAGGATATACCCATAGAGGGAAAGATGTTGGATGGGATACTATAACAGGTGAATTTTTTGGAGGAGACGGACCCACTCGTAGTTTGTTTAGCGATTTTAATGATTCTAATCATGGTCCTTTTGCTTCTTTAGATAGAGCGTCATCTCCTTATTCTTCTTTAGCAAGAAAAGATGTGTTAAATTCAAAAAACTCGAAAGGGGTTATAAAAATGGATTACCTCAGTGCTAACCCTTTAAGCGCAAATTTTGATGGATATGAACAGATGTGGGGAAGATCAAATGTATCTTGGTACAAATTAGGAGATGAAACCCTTTTTTTAATGACCGATTCTAAGTCACAAGAGTCATTGTTTTATAGATTACCAGTAAATAACTTTGAAAGAACTGAAGGGAAAGTAAATAGTTTTGGAAATACATATCAGACCTATATATGGACTGAAAGCAATTCAGAAGTTCAAAAAAAAGTAATTAACCCAACCTCAAAGAACGTTTTTAAACAAGCTATAACACCACCATTTATATTAACAAGACCTAGATTTTAA
- a CDS encoding Ig-like domain-containing protein — MTIKKLIALGILSVSLNFHAQHAVSRIYSDFGGFWDSSSTVQPNNSHNLLAFRWDADGAGTAFSAVTYSTGVNNGALNTAGVIFQPGTFISLPIYNIPAPGNSTFIGVGQLFGGNGNASPIPVTNNLTEYLSDGINGLGLGSAIFNIPQGSSISLNTMGIVPASIGDGVPDLIFTQMGAPSGANDTYHFEDVSGNMIGSVYSVAFNSVQSIGKACWKFYNANTNPPSYNAGVSSGCERDVRVLAADWSEFGITTANYGQAVKLIQAFSGTSDLAFIGAYNKESITFAASITGSVFNDNNAGVPDGNGMSGVTVKLFSNNSEIRSTVTNTAGFYFFDNINTNTHQGPYRVDITVPSGFTVVGNSSGSAVNSLNVSLSNSTSTGNNFGINQPPVAGNDNISVAKNTSKSHNITTNDSDPNSGSLVLSSINLIPPSNASSVTSSNGLVKGFSITGQGTWNVDNLGVLTFSPAMNFFNTASSVNYTIRDQAGLTSNAATVNIAVDYCTKPGIGGVPDGYADIGISTLSGRYKTWPKGPGIADGGVPNGFLALDSPTSGMVITRVANSAAVTSPVKGMLIYDREAQCIKLYNGSTWHCIKRTCND, encoded by the coding sequence ATGACCATTAAAAAATTAATTGCATTGGGGATTCTTTCCGTATCTCTCAATTTCCATGCCCAGCACGCAGTTTCTAGAATCTATTCTGACTTTGGGGGCTTCTGGGACAGCTCAAGTACCGTTCAGCCCAACAACAGCCATAATCTGCTGGCTTTCAGGTGGGACGCGGACGGGGCAGGGACGGCATTTTCTGCCGTTACCTACAGTACAGGAGTGAATAACGGTGCCCTGAATACTGCGGGAGTGATTTTCCAGCCCGGAACATTCATTTCCTTACCTATTTATAATATTCCTGCTCCGGGAAACAGTACTTTCATCGGTGTCGGGCAGCTTTTCGGGGGCAACGGCAACGCAAGCCCAATACCGGTGACAAACAATTTAACGGAATACCTTTCAGACGGCATCAACGGCCTGGGCCTGGGATCTGCTATTTTTAACATTCCCCAGGGTTCCAGCATAAGCCTGAATACCATGGGTATCGTACCGGCTTCCATCGGGGACGGCGTGCCGGATCTCATATTTACACAGATGGGCGCACCTTCCGGAGCCAATGACACGTACCACTTTGAGGATGTCAGTGGCAATATGATAGGAAGCGTATATTCCGTAGCGTTCAACAGTGTACAGAGCATCGGAAAGGCCTGCTGGAAATTCTATAATGCCAATACCAACCCGCCGTCCTATAATGCAGGTGTTTCCAGCGGCTGCGAAAGGGATGTAAGGGTTTTAGCAGCGGACTGGTCAGAATTTGGGATTACTACAGCCAATTACGGTCAGGCCGTTAAGCTGATCCAGGCATTTTCCGGAACCTCTGATCTTGCATTTATCGGAGCTTATAACAAGGAGTCGATAACGTTTGCGGCCAGCATTACGGGAAGCGTTTTTAATGATAACAATGCAGGCGTGCCGGACGGAAACGGGATGAGCGGTGTGACGGTAAAACTGTTCAGCAATAATTCGGAGATCCGCAGTACGGTTACCAATACAGCAGGCTTCTATTTTTTTGATAACATCAATACTAATACCCATCAGGGGCCTTACAGGGTAGATATTACCGTGCCTTCAGGGTTTACCGTAGTAGGCAACAGTTCCGGATCAGCGGTTAACAGCCTGAATGTATCCCTCAGCAACAGTACTTCTACAGGAAACAATTTCGGCATCAACCAGCCTCCGGTAGCCGGTAATGATAACATTTCTGTAGCAAAGAATACCTCCAAAAGCCACAATATTACAACCAATGACTCAGATCCGAATTCAGGCTCTTTAGTCCTGTCTTCCATTAATCTGATCCCTCCGTCCAATGCTTCCTCGGTTACCTCTTCAAACGGATTGGTAAAAGGATTCAGCATCACAGGCCAGGGAACATGGAACGTGGATAACCTGGGGGTTTTGACTTTCTCTCCGGCTATGAATTTTTTCAATACCGCATCTTCGGTAAATTATACCATCCGGGACCAGGCAGGGCTCACCAGCAATGCAGCCACTGTTAATATCGCTGTGGATTACTGTACAAAACCGGGGATAGGTGGTGTGCCGGACGGCTACGCAGACATAGGAATTTCTACTTTGTCCGGCCGTTACAAAACCTGGCCGAAAGGCCCGGGCATTGCGGATGGCGGTGTGCCGAACGGCTTCCTGGCTCTGGATTCTCCTACGAGCGGCATGGTCATTACCCGTGTGGCCAATTCAGCAGCGGTTACCAGCCCGGTGAAAGGAATGTTAATTTATGACCGTGAAGCCCAGTGTATCAAACTGTACAACGGAAGCACCTGGCACTGCATTAAACGTACCTGTAACGATTGA
- a CDS encoding RHS repeat-associated core domain-containing protein — MAEQMTVAYDNPYKFNAKEIDAETGFYYYGARYYNPKWSQWYGVDPLAEKMPSWSPYVYTFDNPIRFIDPDGREPKDDFIFNQRGKFVRIDKNNQPDRLVIENSKTGARQNYQFSDPVNDTKDIRSGTINKVIFVGKNQIKSMLNQQGAFDPDNKNNWSNFYKESKGGQKFDYSYSVIPSEFISEGASFSPLTKPSPMLFIPEGDDTAQNHMNFGNYLWAASGYTLGFDYSTLQMAGHANSLINSKSNGYKAQWDSKDDQRSIIKGANYSSRNNFRAILEKAIQQQNKNKNAP; from the coding sequence ATGGCAGAACAGATGACCGTAGCTTATGATAATCCCTATAAGTTCAACGCTAAGGAAATTGATGCCGAAACCGGATTCTATTATTACGGAGCAAGGTATTACAATCCTAAGTGGAGCCAGTGGTATGGGGTAGATCCGCTGGCGGAGAAGATGCCAAGCTGGAGTCCTTATGTTTATACATTTGATAATCCTATTAGATTTATCGATCCTGATGGAAGAGAACCGAAGGATGATTTTATATTTAATCAGCGCGGAAAGTTTGTAAGGATAGATAAAAATAATCAACCTGATAGATTAGTAATTGAAAATTCAAAAACAGGGGCGAGGCAAAATTATCAATTTTCAGATCCGGTAAATGACACAAAAGATATTAGAAGCGGTACAATTAATAAAGTTATTTTTGTAGGCAAAAATCAAATTAAGAGTATGCTGAACCAACAAGGAGCGTTTGATCCTGATAACAAAAATAATTGGTCAAATTTTTATAAAGAAAGTAAAGGTGGACAAAAATTTGATTATTCTTATTCTGTCATACCATCAGAATTTATTTCAGAAGGTGCAAGTTTCAGTCCTCTGACAAAACCTTCCCCAATGTTATTTATTCCAGAAGGAGACGACACAGCTCAGAATCATATGAATTTTGGAAATTATTTATGGGCTGCTTCTGGTTATACACTGGGTTTTGATTATTCAACACTGCAAATGGCTGGACATGCCAATAGTTTAATTAATTCCAAGAGTAATGGATATAAAGCTCAATGGGATTCTAAAGACGATCAAAGGTCTATTATCAAAGGTGCTAATTATTCTAGTAGAAATAACTTTAGAGCAATTTTAGAGAAGGCTATTCAACAACAAAATAAAAATAAAAATGCACCATAA
- a CDS encoding nicotinamide-nucleotide amidohydrolase family protein, with product MILKSSKIDLTIEQLNVKSFIYFLAELQNLLEYIGQQLVEIDETVSIAENVTAGFLQFSFSQIKDASKFFKGGITVYTPEDDVSLFGVDPEKVLFCDSVSPVVAEEMALSVGKKFKSDWSVAVTGYACPVEESRHKLYAFFSISHHGKIILSEKLDLHSRTIPVKAQLYYSEFILGCFKLELDKVRADQKIV from the coding sequence ATGATTTTAAAATCTTCGAAAATTGATCTGACCATAGAACAGCTGAACGTAAAATCATTCATCTATTTTCTGGCTGAGCTGCAGAATCTGTTGGAATATATAGGACAACAGCTGGTAGAGATTGATGAAACGGTTTCCATTGCTGAAAATGTGACTGCCGGATTTTTACAGTTTTCATTTTCTCAGATCAAGGATGCCTCTAAATTTTTTAAAGGAGGCATAACAGTTTATACACCGGAGGATGATGTCAGCCTTTTCGGGGTAGATCCGGAGAAAGTCCTTTTTTGTGATTCCGTATCGCCTGTGGTTGCGGAAGAAATGGCGCTGTCAGTCGGGAAAAAATTTAAAAGCGACTGGTCGGTAGCGGTTACCGGGTATGCCTGCCCGGTAGAAGAATCCCGTCATAAATTATATGCATTTTTTTCTATTTCACATCACGGAAAGATCATTCTCTCGGAAAAGCTTGATCTTCATTCCCGGACCATACCTGTTAAAGCACAGCTGTACTACAGCGAATTTATATTAGGATGCTTCAAACTGGAGCTTGATAAAGTAAGGGCGGATCAGAAGATTGTATAA
- a CDS encoding RHS repeat-associated core domain-containing protein encodes MQFFSNLPFGETMAEQMTGAYDNPYKFNAKQLDAETGFYYYGARYYNPKWSQWYGVDPLAEKMPSWSPYAYCGNNPINYIDPDGNFRLPANATKEQRRLYTEAIKTIKAVFRDSGFREAFKDRFKVDDKMIQKMLKDGDGPTVVMNESMGHLGLFNQKKDPNAIYIDPGVINTVSKHKGDRKYIDNLAEIIIHEGGHWADYKMDGKSQEFTPGFRTSFQSKSGMPDAGDNWEIIYFGTDTQFSASDRDIITEKFDGFRRNNAAKDFRQQREIRDLKSQKKSSILDIYKKPKDNLRVRPCY; translated from the coding sequence ATGCAGTTTTTCTCAAATTTACCGTTCGGGGAAACCATGGCAGAGCAGATGACCGGAGCCTATGATAATCCCTATAAATTCAATGCCAAGCAACTTGATGCCGAAACCGGATTCTATTATTACGGAGCAAGGTATTACAATCCTAAGTGGAGCCAGTGGTATGGTGTGGATCCGCTGGCGGAGAAGATGCCAAGCTGGTCGCCGTATGCATATTGTGGAAACAACCCTATTAATTACATTGATCCTGATGGAAATTTTAGATTACCAGCAAATGCTACGAAAGAGCAAAGAAGATTATATACAGAGGCAATAAAAACTATAAAAGCGGTGTTTCGAGATTCAGGATTTCGAGAAGCGTTTAAAGACAGATTTAAAGTAGATGATAAAATGATACAGAAAATGCTCAAAGATGGAGATGGGCCCACTGTTGTAATGAATGAAAGTATGGGACATTTGGGGTTATTTAATCAAAAAAAAGATCCCAATGCTATTTATATTGATCCTGGCGTAATAAACACGGTTTCAAAACATAAAGGAGATAGAAAGTATATTGATAATTTAGCAGAAATAATAATTCATGAAGGTGGTCATTGGGCAGACTATAAAATGGACGGTAAATCCCAGGAATTTACCCCAGGTTTTAGGACGAGTTTTCAATCAAAAAGTGGTATGCCAGATGCAGGAGATAATTGGGAAATTATTTATTTTGGAACAGATACTCAGTTTTCTGCTTCTGATCGTGATATAATTACTGAAAAGTTTGATGGATTTAGGAGAAATAATGCTGCAAAAGATTTTAGGCAACAACGTGAAATCAGGGACTTGAAATCACAAAAAAAGTCATCTATTTTAGATATTTATAAAAAACCAAAAGATAATTTGCGAGTAAGACCATGTTATTAA
- a CDS encoding transposase, producing the protein MNERDARTSGGNNRKEKKFEPIQKRWIVERTFSWFENDRRLCRNYELLMETSENMVKLSAIKLLLNKI; encoded by the coding sequence ATGAACGAGCGAGACGCTCGCACTAGCGGGGGAAATAACAGAAAGGAAAAAAAGTTTGAGCCTATTCAAAAAAGATGGATTGTTGAACGTACTTTTTCCTGGTTTGAAAATGACAGGAGACTATGCAGGAATTACGAGCTCCTGATGGAAACTTCTGAAAATATGGTCAAATTATCTGCTATAAAATTATTATTGAATAAAATCTAG